A window of Variovorax paradoxus EPS genomic DNA:
CCATCTCGCCGGTGATCCAGTTGCTCGCGAGCTTCGGCGTCGCGCCGGCCTTCACCGCTTCATCGAAATAGTGCGCGAGCGCAAGGCTCTGCGTGAGCTGCGCCGCGTCGTATTCCGACAGGCCATGGTCGCGCACATAGCGCTCGGCCATCGCGCGCGGCAGCTCGGGCATTTCGCCGCGCACGCGTTCGATCCAGTCGGCCGCAATCACCAGCGGCGGCAGGTCGGGGTCGGGGAAGTAGCGGTAGTCGGCCGAGTCTTCCTTGGCGCGCATCGCGCGCGTCTCGCCGGTGTCGGGGTTGAAGAGCACCGTCGCCTGCTCGACCTTGCGGCCGTCCTCGATCTCCTCGATCTGCCAGCGGATCTCGTAGTCGATCGCCTGCTGCATGAACTTGAAGCTGTTCAGGTTCTTGATCTCGCGCCGCGTGCCCAGCTTGTCGCCGGGCTTGCGCACCGACACGTTGGCGTCGCAGCGGAAGCTGCCTTCCTGCATGTTGCCGTCGCAGATGCCGATCCACGTGACGATCTTGTGCAGCTCGCGCGCATAAGCCACGGCCTCGGCGGTGGAGCGCATGTCGGGCTCGGTCACGATTTCCAGCAGCGGCGTGCCGGCGCGGTTCAGGTCGATGCCGCTCTGGCCGATGAAGTCCTCGTGCAGCGACTTGCCCGCGTCTTCTTCCAAGTGGGCGCGCACGAGGCGCACGGTCTTCTTCTCTTCGCCGAGGAAGAACGACACCGAGCCACCCTGCACGACCGGAATCTCGAACTGGCTGATCTGATAGCCCTTGGGCAGGTCGGGATAGAAGTAGTTCTTGCGCGCGAAAACGCTGCGCGGCGCCACGTGCGAGCCGAGCGCGAGGCCCAGCTTGATGGCGCGTTCGACCGCGCCCTTGTTCATCACCGGCAGCGTGCCGGGCAACGCGAGGTCCACCGCGCAGGCCTGCGTGTTCGGCTCGGCGCCGAAGGCCGTGGAGGCGCGGCTGAAGATCTTGCTGTTCGTCGACAGCTGCGCGTGCGTCTCGAAGCCGATGATGACTTCATAGCCGCGCACCAGCGGGCCGGTCGGGCGGCCTTGTTGTTGTGCTTCGAATGTGTTCACGGTCTCGCTCATCTCAAAAGCCCTCCGGCGTGCGCGTGTGCCAGTCGGTGGCTTGCTGGAAGCGGTGGGCTGCGTTCAGCAGCTTGGCTTCACCGAAGTAGTTGCCGATCAGCTGCAGGCCCACGGGCATGCCGCCGTCGAAGCCCGCGGGCACGCTCATGCCCGGCAGGCCGGCCAGCGATGCGGGCAGCGTGAAGATGTCGGCGAGGTAGTCGGCCACCGGGTCGTCGCCGTGTTCGCCGATCTTCCATGCGGTGGTCGGCGCGGCGGGGCCGGCGATCACGTCGCATTGCTTCAGCGCCTGCTGGAAGTCGTCGGCGATCATGCGGCGCACCTTCTGCGCCTGCAGGTAGTAGGCGTCGTAGTAGCCGTGCGAGAGCACGTAGGTGCCGATCATGATGCGGCGCTTCACTTCGTCGCCGAAGCCTTCGGCGCGCGTCTTCTCGTACATGTCGGACAGGTCCTTGTACTGCTTCGCGCGATGGCCGAACTTCACGCCGTCGAAGCGGCTCAGGTTGCTCGACGCTTCGGCCGCGGCAAGGATGTAGTACACGGGAATCGACAACTCGGTGCGCGGCAGCGACACCTCGACGCGCTTGGCGCCGAGCTTCTCGTACTGCGCGAGCGCTGCGTCGATGGCGGCGCGCACGCCGGGTGCCACGCCTTCGCCGAAGAACTCCTTCGGCACGCCGATGCGCAAGCCCTCGAGCGAGTCGTTCAATGCGCGGCCGAAGTCTTCGGCGGGCTTGTCGATGGAGGTCGAATCGCGGTCGAGATCGGGGCCGCAGAAAGCCGACAGCAACAGCGCGCAGTCTTCGGCCGAACGGGCCATCGGGCCGGCCTGGTCGAGGCTCGATGCGAAGGCCACCATGCCGTAGCGCGAGGCGCGGCCATAGGTCGGCTTGATGCCGGTCACGCCGCAGAACGATGCGGGCTGGCGGATCGAGCCGCCGGTGTCGGTGCCGGTGGCTGCGGGCGCAAGGCGTGCCGCCACGGCCGCCGCGCTGGCGCCCGAGGAGCCGCCCGGAATGCGGTCGCGGTTCCACGGGTTCCGCACCGGCACGGCTTTGTCGTGGCCCACGGCGGGCACGGCGACGTTCTCGTTGGCTGAGCCCATCGCGAACTCGTCGCAGCTCAGCTTGCCGAGCGTGACCGCGCCGGCCTCGGCCAGGCGGCGCACCACGGTGGCGTCGAAGGGCGAGCGGTAGCCCGCGAGCATCTTCGAGCCGGCGGTGGTGGCGAAATCGGTGGTGACGAAGATGTCCTTGTGCGCGATCGGCACGCCGGCCAGCGCCGGAGCATTGCCGGCGGCGAGGAGCGCGTCGGCCTTGCGGGCCTGGGCCAGCGTGACTTCCTCATTGACGTCGACAAAGGTGCCGAGCGATTCGTGGGCCTTCATGCGGCCGAGAAAAGCCTGCGAGGCTTCGACGGCCGAGACCTTGCGCTCGGCCAGGGCCTTGGCCAGGGCGACCACGCCCATCTGGTGCAGTTGCTGTTCGCCGCTCATTATTCGATCACCTTGGGCACGAGGAAAAGGCCGGCTTCGACGGCGGGGGCGCTCTTCTGGTTGGCTTCGCGGTTGTCGGGTTCGCTCACCACGTCATCGCGCAGGCGCAGGGTGATGTCTTCGATGGCGGCAACCGGATGGGCCAGGGGCTCGATGCCGGCGGTGTCGACCGAACGCATACGTTCGACTAAATCGAAAAAGCCGTTGATCTGGCTGAGCATGCGCTCGCTTTCGTCGGAGGCAAGCTGCAGCCGCGCCAGGGAGGCGATGCGTGCGATATCTGAAGCGTCAAGGGACATGGGTCGGACCGGTCAAAAAACCGAAGGTAATCGCACGCCTAAGGGGGTGCTAACACGGGAATCAGAGGGGATTCGGGTATTATCCCGCCTTTGCCGCAACCCCCGCGAACGCGCCGGCTTTTGCGCCAAAAACGATCAATTCACCCCGTCAAACGACCCAAAAATAGAGCGACGACCTGCCGATGCGCAGGCCGTGCTCAGAGGATTCCGCACATGTTTGGAGCTTTCCGTCGGTACTTTTCCACCGACCTTGCGATCGACCTCGGCACCGCCAACACCCTGATATTCGCCCGCAACAAGGGCATCGTGCTGGACGAGCCCTCGGTCGTCGCGATCCGCCACGAAGGCGGCCCCCACGGCAAGAAGGTGATCCAGGCCGTCGGCCGCGAAGCCAAGGCCATGCTGGGCAAGGTGCCCGGCAACATCGAGGCGATCCGCCCGATGAAAGACGGCGTGATCGCCGACTTCGTGATCACGGAGCAGATGATCAAGCAGTTCATCAAGATGGTGCACCCGCGCACGCTGCTCACGCCGAGCCCGCGCATCATCATCTGCGTGCCTTGCGGCTCGACCCAGGTCGAGCGCCGCGCCATCAAGGACGCGGCCGAAGCTGCCGGCGCCACGTCGGTCTATCTCATCGAAGAACCCATGGCCGCGGCCATCGGCGCCGGCCTCCCCGTCAGCGAGGCCTCGGGCTCGATGGTGGTGGACATCGGCGGCGGCACCACCGAAGTGGGCGTCATCTCGCTGGGCGGCATGGTCTACAAGGGGTCGGTGCGCGTGGGCGGCGACCGCTTCGACGAAGCCATCATCAACTACATCCGCCGCAACTACGGCATGCTGATCGGCGAGCCGACGGCCGAAGTCATCAAGAAGACCATCGGCTCGGCCTTCCCGGGCTCCGAAGTCAAGGAAATGGAAGTCAAGGGCCGCAACCTTTCCGAAGGCGTCCCGCGCAGCTTCACCATCAGCAGCAACGAAGTGCTGGAAGCCCTGACCGATCCGCTCAACAACATCGTCTCGGCCGTGAAGAACGCGCTGGAGCAGACGCCGCCCGAACTGGGCGCCGACATCGCCGACCGCGGCATGATGCTCACCGGCGGCGGCGCCCTGCTGCGCGACCTCGACCGCCTGCTGGCCGAGGAAACGGGCCTCCCGGTGCTCGTGGCCGAAGACCCGCTGACTTGCGTGGTGCGCGGCTGCGGCATCGCCCTGGAGCGCATGGACCGTCTGGGCAGCATCTTCACTAGCGAGTAAAAGGCGAAAGCCATCATCGGCCGGCCTCTGCTTGCATAGGCCGGCTTTTTGTTATTTGATTCCGCACCACCGCCGGGTCTGAATTCATGCCTCTGGGCACGCTCGATCGCACAGCGCCACCCCTGTTCAACCAGGGACAGTCGGCACTCAGCAAGCTGATCTTCTTCGGCGCGCTCTCCCTGTTCCTCATGGTGGCCGATGCACGCTTTCATATCGTGCAGCCGATCCGCGCGACCCTCGGCGCGGTGCTCTACCCGGTGCAATGGGTGGCGCTCAAGCCGGTGCAGCTCATGATGGGCGGCGGGCGCTACCTCGAAGACCTGCAGACCGCCCAGCGCAACGAGGCCGATGCCCGCAAGGCGCTGATGATGCAGGCCCAGCGCGCGAGCCAGGCCGACACGCTGGCGCAGGACAACGCGCGCCTGCGCGAGCTGCTCGAGCTGCGCCAGACCACCGCAACGCCGGGCCGCGCGGCCGAGGTGCTCTACGACGCGGCCGACCCCTACACCCGCAAGATCGTCATCGACCAGGGCCTCGCCCACGGCGTGGCCGCCGGCTCGCCGGTGATCGACGCGCACGGCGTGCTCGGCCAGGTCACGCAGGTGCTGCCCCTCACGAGCGAAGTCACGCTGGTGATCGACCGCGACCTCGCGATTCCCGTTCAGAACACCCGCACGGGCGTGCGCAGCGTGGCCTTCGGCGACGCCTCGGCGCACGGCGGCGGGCTGGAGCTGCGTTTCATGGCCGCCAACGCCGACCTGCAGGAGGGCGACCTGCTCTCCACCAGCGGCGTCGACGGCATCTACCCGGCGGGCCTTCCGGTCGCGAAGATCGAGCGCATCGAGCGCCGCGCCGACTCGGGCTTCGCCCGTATCTACTGTGTGCCGCTCGCCAGCGTGACCGCCGCGCGCTACGTGCTGGTGCTCGAGCCGACCGGTGCCCCGACCGCGCCGCCACCCGCCGCGCCCGCGACCACGCAGCGCAAGCGCGCCGAGGGCAAGCCCGGGGCCGGCAAGAACGAGAAAAAGCCCGCGGCACCCGCGGGCGCAGGAGGCGGCCGATGATCAAGCGTCCCGGCCAGCAGCAGCTCCTGCTGCCCGTCAGCCCCCTCTTCATGTGGACCAGCCTCGTCGTGGCGCTCCTGGTCAACATGATCCCCATCGGCCGTGCCGCCTGGATGCCCGACCTGCTGGCGCTGGTCATCGTGTTCTGGGGCGTGCACCAGCCCTCGCGCGTGGGCATCGGCGCGGCCTTCGTGTTCGGCCTCTGCATGGACGTGCACCAGGCCTCGATGCTCGGCCAGCATGCGCTGTCCTACACGACGCTGGGCTTCTTCGCGATCACGATCCATCGGCGCCTGCTCTGGTATCCGGTGCTGTCGCAGGCGCTGCAGGTGCTGCCGCTCTTTGCGCTGTCGCAGCTTATCGAGGTCATCACGCGGATGATCGGCGGTGGCGTGTTCCCGGGCTGGTCGGTGCTGATCTCGCCAGGCGTGGAGGCCGCGCTGTGGCCTCTGGCCTCCGCTCTCTTGCTGGCCCCCCAACGCCGCACCCCGGAACCCGACGAGAACCGCCCCCTCTAAGCCTTGCCCGCGGCATTTGCCATTGCCCCAGCGCGCGCCTAAGCTCCCACCGCCATGACCGAAATCCGCAACGTCGCCGCCGACCTCGCGCGCTTCAAGCGCCGCGTGATCGTGATCGGCCTCGCTGTGCTTTTCGCGTTCGGCCTGCTGAGTTCGCGGCTGATCTACCTGCAGGTCACGCGGCATGAAGACCTGGCCGAGCAGGCCGAGAGCAACCGCACGGCCATCGTGCCGGTGGTGCCCAACCGGGGCCTGATCCTCGACCGCAACGGCATCGTGCTGGCCTCGAACTACTCGGCCTACACGCTGGAGATCACGCCTTCGAAGGTGAACGATGTCGAGGAGACCATCGACAACCTCACGCAGGTGCTCGAAGTCTCGCCGCGCGACCGCCGCCGTTTCAAGCGCCTGCGCGAAGACTCTCGCAGCTTCGACTCCATTCCGATCCGCACCCGCCTGAGCGACGAAGAGGTCGCGCGCTTCGCGGCCCAGCGCTACCGCTTTCCGGGCGTGGAGATCAAGGCACGGCTCTTCCGCAACTACCCGAACGGCGAGACCGGCGCGCACGTGCTCGGCTACATCGGCCGCATCAACCAGCGCGAGAAGACCGCGATGGAAGACTGGGAAGAAGAGGAACAAGCCAACTACAAGGGCACCGACTACATCGGCAAGCTGGGCATCGAGCAGAGCTACGAGAAAACGCTGCACGGCCAGACCGGCGTGGAGCAGATGGAAACTTCGGCCGGCGGGCGCGCCATCCGCCGGCTCGCAAGCCACCCGGCCACACCGGGCAATACCGTGATGCTGTCGCTGGACATCAAGCTGCAGAAGCTGGTGGAAGACATGTTCGGCGACCGCCGCGGCGCGCTGGTGGCCATCGACCCCAAGACGGGCGAGGTGCTGGCCTTCGTGAGCAAGCCCACGTTCGATCCGAACCTCTTCGTCGAAGGCATCGACACCGAGAGCTGGAAAGAGCTGAGCGAATCGCTCGACAAGCCGCTCCTGAACCGCGCGCTGCGCGGCACCTACCCGCCCGGCTCCACCTACAAGCCCTTCATGGCGCTGGCGGCGCTGCAGACCGGCAAGCGCGGCGCGAGCGTGGTGGTGAACGACCCGGGCTACTTCAACTTCGGCGGCCACCGCTTCGGCAGCCCCGAAGGCAACCTGGGCGGCGTCGACATGCGGCGTTCGATCCAGCTGTCGAGCAACATCTACTACTACTCGCTGGCCAACGAGATGGGCGTGGACCTGATCCACGACTTCATGAAGCCGCTGGGCTTCGGCCAGATCACCGGCATCGACCTGGGCGGCGAGGTGCGCGGCGTGCTGCCCAGCACCGAGTGGAAGCGCAACGCCTACAAGCGGCCCGAGCAGAAGAAGTGGTATGCGGGCGAAACCATTTCGCTGGGCATCGGCCAGGGCTACAACACCTTCACGATGCTGCAGCTCGCGCAGGCCACGGCCATCGTGGCCGACGGCGGCATCAAGCGCAAGCCGCACCTCGTGCTGGCGACGCGCAACACGGTGAGCGGCCAGGTGGTGCCGCTGCCGCAGCCGCCGCCGGAGAACCTGGGCTACACCGCGGCCAACGTGGCGGTGATTCGCGAGGGCCTCACCAGCGTGGTCACCAGCGGCACCGCGCGCAGCGTGTTCGCGGGCGCGGGTTACCAGGCGGCCGGCAAGACCGGCACGGCGCAGGCGGTGACGCAGGCGCAGAACACCAAGTACAACGCCCGCGCGCTCGAGGAGCACCAGCGCGACCACGCGCTCTTCATGGCGTTCGCACCGGTCAGTGATCCGAAGATCGCGGTGGCGGTGATCGTGGAGAACGCCGGCTGGGGCGCTGGCGCCGCGGCACCCATCGCGCGCCGGGTGTTCGACTACTGGCTCATGGACCAGTACCCGAGCGAGGCCGACATGGCCGCCATCAAGATCGGCAAGGCCGGCGCGCCGATGGGCAAGCCGCGCGTGGCGAGCGAAGTGGCGTGGCCGGTGGCGACGACGACGCCTGCCACTGCTCCCTGATCTCTTGCTCCCTCTCCCCTTGGGGAGAGGGTTGGGGTGAGGGTGAGCGGCATTCGAGGCCGCGCGATGCTGTGAGGCCGACTGCCCTCACCCTAGCCCTCTCCCGCTAGCGGTAGAGGGAACAACGCGGAAGCCTCTCAGCCAGCCACCGTGCCGCTGACTTCACCCAGCCCGATACGCACAGCCCCCGCGCGCTCGCAGTAGCCGCGCATGACCAGCGTGTCGCCGTCTTCCAGGAACGTGCGCTTCTCGCCGTTCGGCAGCGTGATCGGCTGCTTGCCGCCCAGCGTGAGTTCCATCAGCGAACCGGCCTCGTCGGGCTTCGGCCCCGAGAGCGTGCCCGAGCCCAGCAGGTCGCCCGGCTGCAGGTTGCAGCCGTTCACCGTGTGGTGCGTGATGAGCTGCGCGGCGGTCCAGTAGGCGGCCTCGGTGGTGTTGCCGCGCGTGAGGCGCGCGGGCGCGATGCCTTCGGCGCGCATCTTCGCGGTCTGCAGCAGCACTTCGAGCGTGATGTCGAGCGCGCCGGCCTCGCGGTTCGACGGCGCATCGAGATACGGCAGCGGTTGCGGATCGCCCGCGGGCCGCTCGAACCTCGCGCGGAACGGCGCGAGCGCCTCCATGGTCACGATCCACGGCGACAGCGTGCTCGCGAAGTTCTTCGCGAGGAACGGGCCGAGCGGCTGGTATTCCCAGGCCTGCAGGTCGCGTGCCGACCAGTCGTTGAGCAGCGTCACACCGAACAGGTGCTCTTCGGCCTCGCCGATGGCGATCGGCTCGCCCAGCGCGTTGCCCTGGCCGACCAGAAAGCCCAGCTCCAGTTCGTAGTCGAGGCGCTTGGACGGGCCGAAGCTCGGCTCGGCCGCATCGGGCGCCTTGGTCTGGCCCTGCGGGCGCTTGAAGACCTGGCCGCTCACGCCGATGGACGAGGCGCGGCCGTGATAACCGATGGGCACCCACTTGTAGTTGGGCATCAGCGGCTGGTCGGGGCGGAAGAGCTTGCCGATGGTGGTCGCGTGGTGGATACCCGTGTAGAAGTCGGTGTAGTCGCCGATGCGGCAGGGCACCGTCATCTCGGCCTTGGCTTGCGCGAGCAGCGCCTTCGACCATGCGGCCTGCTTGTCGCTGCCTTCGGCGAGGCCCGCGGAGATCGCGGCGCGCAGGGCCTGGCGGTCCTTCACGCTCGCGCCCATCAGCGCGTTCATGTCGTCGGTGTCCACGAGGCCCGCGGCCTTCAGGTCGAGCACCTGGTCGCCGATCGCGACGCCGATGCGGAAGGCCTCGCTGCTGCCCGCGGTGCGGAAGCGGCCGAAGGGCAGGTTCTGGATCGGGAAGTCGGTGCCGGCTTCGTTGGCCGAGGCGACCCAGCTGCGCAGCTTGGGGTCGTGGGTGGCGTTCAGTGCGGTCATGCGTGTCCTTGAATTGGGTGGGAGAGGAATCCGGATTGGTGGAAGGAAATCCGGCACCGTTCGGACTGAGCTTGTCGAAGTCTTGCGCGGCGCTTCGACAAGCTCAGCGTGAACGGTGGGTGGATGGTGTGTGAGTGGATTGCGTGCGCGTCGGTCTTCAGTCCGCGGTCATGCCGGCTTTCCTGGCCACATCACCGAGGCGCTGGTATTCGGTCTGCGTGAGCGTCGCCAGCTCCTGCGCGGTCGAGCCGCGCGGCGAGAAGCCGGCCTGCTGCAGCTTGGCCTTCACGTCCGGCATCGCGAGCGCTTCGACGAAGGCTTCGTTCAGCGCTTTGACCACGGGTGCCGGCAGGTTCGCCGGTCCGTACACACCGAACCACGGATCGAGCGCGTAGCCCTTGAGGCCCGCCTCAGCCATCGTCGGCACGTCGGGCAGCGAAGGCGACCGCGCCGGCCCGGCGACAGCCAGCGCGCGCAGCTTGCCGGCCTGGATGTGCGGCAGCGACGCCGGCAGGTTGTCGAACATCAAGCCGATGTTGTTGCCCAGCATGTCGGTGATGGCCGGGCCGCTGCCCTTGTAGGCCACGTGCACGAGCTCGGTGCCGGTCATCTGCGCGAACATCACGCCCGCCAGGTTCATCGAGGTGCCGGCGCCCGCGGTGGCGTAGGGCAGGCCCGGGTTCTTCTTCGCGGCGGCGATCAGGTCGGGCACCGACTTGATCGGCGAGGCGGCCGGCACTTCGAGCACGATGGTCGAGGTGCCCAGCAGGCTGATCGCTGTGAAGTCCTTGCGCGGATCGAAGGCCATCGACTTGTAGATGTGCGGGTTCAGCGCATTGGTCGAGATCGCGCCGAAGCCGATGGTGTAGCCGTCGGGGGCGGCCTTGGCCACGGCGTCCATGCCGATGTTGCCGCCCGCGCCGCCGCGGTTGTCGATGAGCACCGGCTGGCCGAGCTTTTCCGACACCTTCTGGCCCACGGTGCGCGCCACGAGGTCGGTGGTGCCGCCGGGCGTGTAGGGCACGATGAAGCGAATCGGCTTCGACGGAAAGTCCGCCGCGTGCGTGAGCAAGGGCGCAGCGAGCAGGGCGAGAGCCGCCGCGCGGCGCGTGAGAGCGA
This region includes:
- the gatB gene encoding Asp-tRNA(Asn)/Glu-tRNA(Gln) amidotransferase subunit GatB; protein product: MSETVNTFEAQQQGRPTGPLVRGYEVIIGFETHAQLSTNSKIFSRASTAFGAEPNTQACAVDLALPGTLPVMNKGAVERAIKLGLALGSHVAPRSVFARKNYFYPDLPKGYQISQFEIPVVQGGSVSFFLGEEKKTVRLVRAHLEEDAGKSLHEDFIGQSGIDLNRAGTPLLEIVTEPDMRSTAEAVAYARELHKIVTWIGICDGNMQEGSFRCDANVSVRKPGDKLGTRREIKNLNSFKFMQQAIDYEIRWQIEEIEDGRKVEQATVLFNPDTGETRAMRAKEDSADYRYFPDPDLPPLVIAADWIERVRGEMPELPRAMAERYVRDHGLSEYDAAQLTQSLALAHYFDEAVKAGATPKLASNWITGEMARRLNAKEIGIEAAPVSAQQLGQLVKRIADGTLPNNAARQVFDALWIGEGSDVDAIIEAKDLKPMADTGALDAILDEVIARNAKNVEEYRGGKEKALNGLVGQVMKASGGKANPAQVTELLKAKLG
- the gatA gene encoding Asp-tRNA(Asn)/Glu-tRNA(Gln) amidotransferase subunit GatA produces the protein MSGEQQLHQMGVVALAKALAERKVSAVEASQAFLGRMKAHESLGTFVDVNEEVTLAQARKADALLAAGNAPALAGVPIAHKDIFVTTDFATTAGSKMLAGYRSPFDATVVRRLAEAGAVTLGKLSCDEFAMGSANENVAVPAVGHDKAVPVRNPWNRDRIPGGSSGASAAAVAARLAPAATGTDTGGSIRQPASFCGVTGIKPTYGRASRYGMVAFASSLDQAGPMARSAEDCALLLSAFCGPDLDRDSTSIDKPAEDFGRALNDSLEGLRIGVPKEFFGEGVAPGVRAAIDAALAQYEKLGAKRVEVSLPRTELSIPVYYILAAAEASSNLSRFDGVKFGHRAKQYKDLSDMYEKTRAEGFGDEVKRRIMIGTYVLSHGYYDAYYLQAQKVRRMIADDFQQALKQCDVIAGPAAPTTAWKIGEHGDDPVADYLADIFTLPASLAGLPGMSVPAGFDGGMPVGLQLIGNYFGEAKLLNAAHRFQQATDWHTRTPEGF
- the gatC gene encoding Asp-tRNA(Asn)/Glu-tRNA(Gln) amidotransferase subunit GatC, producing the protein MSLDASDIARIASLARLQLASDESERMLSQINGFFDLVERMRSVDTAGIEPLAHPVAAIEDITLRLRDDVVSEPDNREANQKSAPAVEAGLFLVPKVIE
- a CDS encoding rod shape-determining protein — protein: MFGAFRRYFSTDLAIDLGTANTLIFARNKGIVLDEPSVVAIRHEGGPHGKKVIQAVGREAKAMLGKVPGNIEAIRPMKDGVIADFVITEQMIKQFIKMVHPRTLLTPSPRIIICVPCGSTQVERRAIKDAAEAAGATSVYLIEEPMAAAIGAGLPVSEASGSMVVDIGGGTTEVGVISLGGMVYKGSVRVGGDRFDEAIINYIRRNYGMLIGEPTAEVIKKTIGSAFPGSEVKEMEVKGRNLSEGVPRSFTISSNEVLEALTDPLNNIVSAVKNALEQTPPELGADIADRGMMLTGGGALLRDLDRLLAEETGLPVLVAEDPLTCVVRGCGIALERMDRLGSIFTSE
- the mreC gene encoding rod shape-determining protein MreC, yielding MPLGTLDRTAPPLFNQGQSALSKLIFFGALSLFLMVADARFHIVQPIRATLGAVLYPVQWVALKPVQLMMGGGRYLEDLQTAQRNEADARKALMMQAQRASQADTLAQDNARLRELLELRQTTATPGRAAEVLYDAADPYTRKIVIDQGLAHGVAAGSPVIDAHGVLGQVTQVLPLTSEVTLVIDRDLAIPVQNTRTGVRSVAFGDASAHGGGLELRFMAANADLQEGDLLSTSGVDGIYPAGLPVAKIERIERRADSGFARIYCVPLASVTAARYVLVLEPTGAPTAPPPAAPATTQRKRAEGKPGAGKNEKKPAAPAGAGGGR
- the mreD gene encoding rod shape-determining protein MreD; protein product: MIKRPGQQQLLLPVSPLFMWTSLVVALLVNMIPIGRAAWMPDLLALVIVFWGVHQPSRVGIGAAFVFGLCMDVHQASMLGQHALSYTTLGFFAITIHRRLLWYPVLSQALQVLPLFALSQLIEVITRMIGGGVFPGWSVLISPGVEAALWPLASALLLAPQRRTPEPDENRPL
- the mrdA gene encoding penicillin-binding protein 2, translating into MTEIRNVAADLARFKRRVIVIGLAVLFAFGLLSSRLIYLQVTRHEDLAEQAESNRTAIVPVVPNRGLILDRNGIVLASNYSAYTLEITPSKVNDVEETIDNLTQVLEVSPRDRRRFKRLREDSRSFDSIPIRTRLSDEEVARFAAQRYRFPGVEIKARLFRNYPNGETGAHVLGYIGRINQREKTAMEDWEEEEQANYKGTDYIGKLGIEQSYEKTLHGQTGVEQMETSAGGRAIRRLASHPATPGNTVMLSLDIKLQKLVEDMFGDRRGALVAIDPKTGEVLAFVSKPTFDPNLFVEGIDTESWKELSESLDKPLLNRALRGTYPPGSTYKPFMALAALQTGKRGASVVVNDPGYFNFGGHRFGSPEGNLGGVDMRRSIQLSSNIYYYSLANEMGVDLIHDFMKPLGFGQITGIDLGGEVRGVLPSTEWKRNAYKRPEQKKWYAGETISLGIGQGYNTFTMLQLAQATAIVADGGIKRKPHLVLATRNTVSGQVVPLPQPPPENLGYTAANVAVIREGLTSVVTSGTARSVFAGAGYQAAGKTGTAQAVTQAQNTKYNARALEEHQRDHALFMAFAPVSDPKIAVAVIVENAGWGAGAAAPIARRVFDYWLMDQYPSEADMAAIKIGKAGAPMGKPRVASEVAWPVATTTPATAP
- the fahA gene encoding fumarylacetoacetase, which codes for MTALNATHDPKLRSWVASANEAGTDFPIQNLPFGRFRTAGSSEAFRIGVAIGDQVLDLKAAGLVDTDDMNALMGASVKDRQALRAAISAGLAEGSDKQAAWSKALLAQAKAEMTVPCRIGDYTDFYTGIHHATTIGKLFRPDQPLMPNYKWVPIGYHGRASSIGVSGQVFKRPQGQTKAPDAAEPSFGPSKRLDYELELGFLVGQGNALGEPIAIGEAEEHLFGVTLLNDWSARDLQAWEYQPLGPFLAKNFASTLSPWIVTMEALAPFRARFERPAGDPQPLPYLDAPSNREAGALDITLEVLLQTAKMRAEGIAPARLTRGNTTEAAYWTAAQLITHHTVNGCNLQPGDLLGSGTLSGPKPDEAGSLMELTLGGKQPITLPNGEKRTFLEDGDTLVMRGYCERAGAVRIGLGEVSGTVAG
- a CDS encoding Bug family tripartite tricarboxylate transporter substrate binding protein — protein: MKNAFALTRRAAALALLAAPLLTHAADFPSKPIRFIVPYTPGGTTDLVARTVGQKVSEKLGQPVLIDNRGGAGGNIGMDAVAKAAPDGYTIGFGAISTNALNPHIYKSMAFDPRKDFTAISLLGTSTIVLEVPAASPIKSVPDLIAAAKKNPGLPYATAGAGTSMNLAGVMFAQMTGTELVHVAYKGSGPAITDMLGNNIGLMFDNLPASLPHIQAGKLRALAVAGPARSPSLPDVPTMAEAGLKGYALDPWFGVYGPANLPAPVVKALNEAFVEALAMPDVKAKLQQAGFSPRGSTAQELATLTQTEYQRLGDVARKAGMTAD